The segment AAGATCGACGAGATCGTTGAGCTGAGCAGGAAATCGACGCCCGAGGCCCACACGCATTGGTCGGAGCGAACGATGGCGAAACGCTCTGGTGTTTCTCCTGCACAGGTATAACGGTCCCGGGAAGCCGCGGTTGAAGCCGCATCTGGTAGAGCTTTTCACGCTCCTCACGGATCCGCGGTTCGAAGACTCGGCCCGAGAAGCGTTAGATCCGTAAGTCAGAATCGCGAACGGACTGCTGGCCATTGGGCCGGTCCTTCACATCGCAACTGGCAGCTGGCATCCATAGACGCCCCGGATGACTCTGGGCTCAATAATCCAAACGACCTGGCTTTGCCCTTGCCCGGTCTCGCTCATGGGCGATCCTGCTTGAACTAGTTGAACCGTCGTATGGACGCCTGGGAACGTCACGTCGAGGGGCATCCCAAACAGCTTTTCTTACAGACTCTAAAGCGATCTCTGCAGGATCGGGATGTCCGTACTCCATTCTTCGAGTCCGGCGAACAAGGTCACCTTCCCACGTATCCTCCGCGGTCCTACTGTCTTGAAGCTGGTCTTCGCCTGACTCGGCAGTTGGCATACGTGACCGCAAGTCCCTCAGTAACAGATCCAACTCCGCGCTAGGAAACTACATGTGTACTCGGATGAGGGCGGCTTCGAACCTAGCGGCTGGGCAAGAAAGCCTACCGTTGGACTGCCTCGACCTGTTGAATCCTAACCAGCCAGGCCGCCGCTCGCTTAACTGTAAATTCCGAAGCGACTCGCGGTTTGATAGGGGCATCCCTGCCTGGCAAGCCACGCAGGGATGCCCCTATCAAGACCGCTGCGAGTGGTGTCCATTTACGCCATGTGGTGTAGCCAGCCCGCGTCAGCCGCTCAGCGCCTCGGAGAGTTCCCGGACCGCCGAGGACCCACCGGCGATCGACCAGATCCGGCCATTGACCTCGACCTGTGCGGTGCTTCCGCCAACTCCCTCGACAATTGCCTTTCCCGGCAGCCAGTCCCACTCCGGACAGCTGTGCTGGAACCAGCAACCGTTTCGCCCCTCGGCGACTCCGGCCAGATCCATCGAGCCGGAACCGAACATCCGCAGCGTCGCCGGTCGCCGAGCGGCCTGCATGAACGGTGCTGCCACATCTGGTTCGGTGATAAGCGCCGGATGCAGGTAAGTGGCTGCGCTCAGCTGAGACAGCGGAAGGTCAGCGACCGCAGGCAGAAGTTCGCCGTTGCGCAACGTGGGCATGCCGGGGCCGCCAAACCATAACAGGTCGTCGTGCGGATGGTAGATCGCGCCGAGAATTACGCCGGATTCGTCTTTTAACGCTATTGCTGAACACCAGTAGGTTGATCCGGCCAGAAAGTTGTAGGTTCCGTCGACCGGATCGATGACCCAGGATCTTCCGGAGGTTCCAGCATGGTTCGCTCCTTCTTCGCCGACGATCGCGTCATCCGGGCGGAGCCTCCGGAGCCTGGAGACAACGAGCGCCTCGGCATCGCGGTCGGCCGCGGTGACGATGTCGGAGACAGACGTTTTTTGCTCCGCTGATAGGCCACCCCGTCGCATCCGCTGTGCAAGGGCGCCGGCAGCGCGCACCAGTTCCGCGGCCAGTTCGGCGTCGGTGGTCTCCTGGGGCATAGGTTCCTTTCGAGCTTGACGCCGCGGCTGGGGTGTATCCGGCGCCGGGTCCGCTGTCACTACCGTATCGCTCGCCGTCGGCATCCCGTTCGGAAGCACAAATGCAACAAGCCCCGGGTCAGCCTGTTACGGCTGATCCGGGGCTTGGTCGCCCTCTACCTACCCA is part of the Saxibacter everestensis genome and harbors:
- a CDS encoding inositol monophosphatase family protein, which translates into the protein MPQETTDAELAAELVRAAGALAQRMRRGGLSAEQKTSVSDIVTAADRDAEALVVSRLRRLRPDDAIVGEEGANHAGTSGRSWVIDPVDGTYNFLAGSTYWCSAIALKDESGVILGAIYHPHDDLLWFGGPGMPTLRNGELLPAVADLPLSQLSAATYLHPALITEPDVAAPFMQAARRPATLRMFGSGSMDLAGVAEGRNGCWFQHSCPEWDWLPGKAIVEGVGGSTAQVEVNGRIWSIAGGSSAVRELSEALSG